One genomic window of Kaistia geumhonensis includes the following:
- a CDS encoding TRAP transporter small permease subunit gives MPFLLAMSRAIDALNTRIGAVCDYLVLLAVLISAGNAASRYAFSLSSNAFLEIQWQLFAAIVMLGASVTLKKNEHVRVDILYSWVSPATRLWIDLVGIILFMLPVLVLLFWLSVPFFADSFRLDEHSANPGGLPFWPVKFMLPLGFALLFLQALSELIKRIAAVRGVITLETTYEKPLQ, from the coding sequence ATGCCGTTCCTGCTCGCCATGAGCCGGGCGATCGACGCGCTCAACACGCGCATCGGCGCCGTCTGCGACTATCTCGTGCTCCTCGCCGTGCTCATCAGCGCCGGCAACGCCGCATCGCGCTACGCCTTCAGCCTTTCCTCGAACGCCTTCCTCGAGATCCAGTGGCAGCTCTTCGCGGCCATCGTGATGCTCGGCGCCTCGGTGACGCTGAAGAAGAACGAGCATGTGCGCGTCGACATCCTCTATTCCTGGGTGTCCCCGGCGACACGGCTCTGGATCGACCTCGTCGGCATCATCCTGTTCATGCTGCCGGTGCTGGTGCTGCTGTTCTGGCTGTCGGTGCCGTTCTTCGCCGATTCCTTCCGCCTCGACGAGCATTCGGCCAATCCGGGCGGGCTGCCGTTCTGGCCGGTCAAGTTCATGCTGCCGCTCGGCTTCGCGCTGCTCTTCCTGCAGGCGCTCTCGGAGCTCATCAAGCGCATCGCGGCGGTGCGGGGCGTGATCACGCTCGAAACCACCTATGAGAAGCCGCTGCAGTAG
- a CDS encoding TRAP transporter large permease, translating to MFSYGIMPPVMFAGMVLFMLIGFPVAFSLAAVGLFFGIIGIFTGHFTPEFLQALPLRVFGILSNELLLAIPFFTFMGAILERCGLAEDLLEGTGHLFGKVPGGLAYAVILVGAVLGAITGTVAASVIAMGVISLPIMMRYGYNMRIATGVIAASGTITQLIPPSLVLILLADQLGRSVGDMYRGAIGPSVLQVVLFALFILAVSIMRPHYVPPLPADIRVQRGWPLIRRILWGMIPSIVLIFLVLGTIFLGLATPTEAGAMGAIGALVLAAMHNRLTWPLVRQAMESTMRLTSMVVFILIGSTVFTLVFQGVDGAHWIEHLLTGLPGGQIGFLIFVNIFIFFLAFFLDFFEIAFIIIPLLAPVASALGIDLVWFGVLLCVNMQTSFMHPPFGFALFYLRGIAPREVKSSDIYLGAIPWVALQIILVAIVIIWPETVSAFLKAEKAIDPSTIELNVPMPDDQAPAGGGGNPFGEEGAQNPFETPGDAAPAAPDFGAPVDGALPQPDFGAPTK from the coding sequence ATGTTCTCCTACGGAATCATGCCCCCGGTGATGTTCGCCGGCATGGTGCTGTTCATGCTGATCGGCTTCCCGGTCGCCTTCTCGCTGGCGGCAGTCGGGCTCTTCTTCGGCATCATCGGCATCTTCACCGGCCATTTCACGCCCGAGTTCCTGCAGGCGCTGCCGCTGCGCGTCTTCGGCATCCTTTCCAACGAACTCCTGCTGGCGATCCCGTTCTTCACCTTCATGGGTGCCATCCTCGAGCGCTGCGGGCTCGCCGAGGATCTGCTCGAGGGCACCGGCCATCTCTTCGGCAAGGTACCGGGCGGGCTTGCCTATGCGGTGATCCTGGTTGGCGCGGTGCTCGGTGCAATCACGGGAACAGTCGCCGCGTCGGTCATCGCGATGGGCGTCATCTCGCTGCCGATCATGATGCGCTACGGCTACAACATGCGCATCGCGACCGGCGTGATCGCCGCGTCGGGGACGATCACGCAGCTGATCCCGCCCTCGCTGGTGCTGATCCTCCTCGCCGACCAGCTCGGCCGCTCTGTCGGCGACATGTATCGCGGCGCGATCGGACCGTCCGTGCTGCAGGTGGTCCTCTTCGCGCTGTTCATCCTCGCCGTCTCGATCATGCGGCCGCATTACGTGCCGCCGCTGCCGGCCGATATCCGCGTCCAGCGCGGCTGGCCGCTGATCCGCCGCATCCTCTGGGGCATGATCCCGTCGATCGTGCTGATCTTCCTCGTGCTCGGCACGATCTTCCTCGGTCTCGCGACCCCGACCGAGGCCGGTGCGATGGGCGCCATTGGCGCGCTGGTGCTCGCCGCCATGCATAACCGCCTCACCTGGCCGCTGGTGCGGCAGGCGATGGAATCGACCATGCGCCTGACCTCGATGGTCGTGTTCATCCTGATCGGCTCGACTGTGTTCACGCTGGTATTCCAGGGCGTCGACGGGGCGCACTGGATCGAGCATCTGCTGACCGGCCTTCCCGGAGGTCAGATCGGCTTCCTGATATTCGTCAACATCTTCATCTTCTTCCTCGCCTTCTTTCTCGATTTCTTCGAGATCGCGTTCATCATCATCCCGCTTCTGGCGCCTGTGGCCTCCGCGCTCGGCATCGATCTCGTCTGGTTCGGCGTGCTGCTCTGCGTGAACATGCAGACCTCGTTCATGCACCCGCCCTTCGGATTCGCGCTGTTCTATCTGCGCGGCATCGCACCCCGCGAAGTGAAGAGTTCCGACATCTATCTCGGCGCCATTCCCTGGGTCGCGCTCCAGATCATCCTCGTCGCGATCGTCATCATCTGGCCGGAGACGGTCTCCGCCTTCCTGAAGGCGGAGAAGGCCATCGATCCTTCGACGATCGAGCTCAACGTGCCGATGCCGGACGATCAGGCGCCCGCGGGGGGCGGCGGCAACCCGTTCGGAGAGGAGGGCGCGCAGAACCCGTTCGAGACGCCCGGCGACGCGGCGCCGGCGGCGCCCGATTTCGGCGCCCCAGTCGATGGAGCCCTGCCGCAGCCGGATTTCGGAGCGCCCACGAAGTGA
- a CDS encoding aldo/keto reductase has translation MATKLPTRPLGKTGLEITPVGIGAWAIGGEAWGPQDDKVSVDAIRHAVARGINWIDTAAIYGLGHSEEVVGEALRQISHEERPLVFTKCGLVWPEETPERKHVRRSGKAESVRREAEASLKRLGVEVIDLFQMHWQPEDAPIEEYWQAMLDLKQEGKVRHVGLSNHDVAALEAAEAVGHVETLQPPFSMIRRDSGATVLPWCLEHGTGTLVYSPMQAGLLSGAFSAERVANLPDSDWRKKDVQFTDNLDKNLALVDALRPIAAKHETSVGTIALAWALTWPGLTAAIVGARSPEQVDGWIGAASLALDGEDLTAITAAIRATGAGSGPVEPF, from the coding sequence ATGGCCACCAAGCTTCCTACCCGCCCTCTCGGCAAGACCGGGCTCGAGATCACGCCGGTCGGCATCGGCGCCTGGGCGATCGGCGGCGAGGCCTGGGGTCCGCAGGACGACAAGGTCTCGGTCGACGCCATCCGCCATGCCGTCGCCCGCGGCATCAACTGGATCGACACGGCCGCGATCTACGGCCTCGGCCATTCCGAGGAAGTGGTCGGCGAGGCTCTGCGGCAGATTTCGCACGAGGAACGCCCGCTCGTCTTCACCAAATGCGGTCTCGTCTGGCCGGAGGAGACGCCCGAGCGCAAGCATGTCCGCCGCTCGGGCAAGGCGGAGAGCGTCCGCCGCGAGGCGGAAGCCTCGCTGAAGCGGCTCGGGGTCGAGGTGATCGACCTCTTCCAGATGCATTGGCAGCCCGAGGATGCGCCGATCGAGGAGTACTGGCAGGCGATGCTCGATCTGAAGCAGGAGGGCAAGGTGCGCCATGTCGGCCTCTCCAACCACGATGTCGCCGCGCTTGAAGCCGCCGAGGCCGTCGGCCATGTCGAGACGCTTCAGCCGCCCTTCTCGATGATCCGCCGCGATTCCGGAGCGACGGTCCTGCCCTGGTGCCTCGAACACGGCACGGGAACGCTCGTCTACAGCCCGATGCAGGCTGGCCTCCTCAGCGGCGCCTTCTCGGCGGAGCGCGTGGCGAACCTGCCCGACAGCGACTGGCGCAAGAAGGACGTCCAGTTCACCGACAATCTCGACAAGAACCTCGCCCTCGTCGACGCGCTGCGCCCGATCGCGGCGAAGCACGAGACCTCGGTCGGCACGATCGCACTCGCCTGGGCGCTGACTTGGCCGGGGCTGACCGCGGCGATCGTCGGCGCCCGCTCGCCCGAGCAGGTCGACGGCTGGATCGGCGCGGCGAGCCTCGCGCTCGACGGCGAGGACCTGACCGCGATCACCGCCGCGATCCGCGCGACCGGCGCCGGCAGCGGCCCCGTCGAGCCCTTCTGA
- a CDS encoding bifunctional metallophosphatase/5'-nucleotidase, translating into MIALATIRPAGALLAALLATALPAAALAETVTLRFVQTNDIDRMEEEKGRGGFARVAAVVEAERAKGPTFFVHSGDTLSPSLLSGIDKGAHIVDILNQMGVAVMTPGNHEFDLGKANFETRIGEAKFPVVTSNMREPDGSQPPNTIDTKMVEVDGIKIGFYGLTTEDTPIVSSPGDMVFNSSIETAKARAKALREAGADLVVGVVHTPLSVDIALTRGHAGDLILSGHDEHLLAFFDGKTVLTESGSQGDSVVVTTVSVDKTEKDGKTSVSWTPHFTIVDTATVTPDPKIAAVVKGYQDKLDAELKVDIGTSETALDSRRATVRGEEAAIGNLIADAMRAATGADVAITNGGGIRADREYPAGTVLTRADIFAELPFGNKTVKLEVTGAELKGALVNGFSQADMGGGRFPQVSGLAVEVDLSKRPSERVLSVTVGGKPLDPAATYTLATNDFMAGGGDGYTVFRDAKVLLGPIDAQLMASQVIDYVAAEKTIAPKVEGRIVEK; encoded by the coding sequence ATGATCGCCCTCGCGACAATCCGCCCCGCCGGCGCGCTCCTCGCCGCCCTTCTCGCAACGGCTCTCCCGGCCGCGGCCCTGGCCGAGACCGTGACGCTTCGTTTCGTCCAGACCAACGACATCGACCGCATGGAGGAAGAGAAGGGCCGCGGCGGCTTCGCCCGCGTCGCCGCCGTCGTCGAGGCCGAGCGTGCCAAGGGGCCGACCTTCTTCGTCCATTCCGGCGACACGCTGTCGCCCTCGCTGCTCTCCGGCATCGACAAGGGCGCGCATATCGTCGACATCCTCAACCAGATGGGCGTCGCCGTCATGACGCCGGGCAATCACGAGTTCGACCTCGGCAAGGCGAATTTCGAGACCCGGATCGGCGAGGCGAAGTTCCCGGTCGTCACCTCCAACATGCGCGAGCCGGACGGCAGCCAGCCGCCGAACACCATCGACACGAAGATGGTCGAGGTCGACGGCATCAAGATCGGCTTCTACGGGCTGACGACCGAGGATACGCCGATCGTTTCCAGCCCCGGCGACATGGTGTTCAACTCGTCGATCGAGACGGCCAAGGCACGCGCCAAGGCGCTGCGCGAGGCCGGCGCCGATCTCGTCGTCGGCGTCGTGCATACGCCGCTGTCGGTCGACATCGCGCTCACCCGCGGCCATGCCGGCGATCTCATCCTTTCGGGCCATGACGAGCATCTGCTCGCCTTCTTTGACGGCAAGACCGTACTGACCGAGAGCGGCTCGCAGGGCGACAGCGTCGTCGTGACGACGGTCAGCGTCGACAAGACCGAGAAGGACGGCAAGACAAGCGTCAGCTGGACGCCGCATTTCACCATCGTCGACACCGCGACCGTGACGCCGGACCCGAAGATCGCCGCGGTGGTCAAGGGCTACCAGGACAAGCTCGACGCCGAGCTCAAGGTCGATATCGGCACCAGCGAGACCGCGCTCGACAGCCGGCGGGCGACCGTGCGCGGCGAGGAGGCGGCGATCGGCAATCTCATCGCCGATGCGATGCGCGCCGCCACCGGCGCCGATGTCGCGATCACCAATGGCGGCGGCATCCGCGCCGACCGCGAATATCCGGCCGGTACCGTGCTGACCCGCGCTGATATCTTCGCGGAGCTCCCCTTCGGCAACAAGACGGTGAAGCTCGAGGTGACGGGCGCCGAGCTCAAGGGTGCACTCGTCAACGGCTTCAGCCAGGCCGACATGGGCGGCGGCCGCTTCCCGCAGGTGTCGGGGCTCGCCGTCGAGGTCGATCTCTCGAAGCGGCCGAGCGAGCGCGTCCTCTCCGTGACGGTCGGCGGCAAGCCGCTCGATCCCGCCGCGACCTACACGCTCGCCACCAACGACTTCATGGCCGGTGGTGGCGACGGCTACACCGTCTTCCGCGACGCGAAGGTGCTGCTCGGGCCGATCGATGCGCAACTGATGGCGAGCCAGGTCATCGACTATGTCGCGGCCGAAAAGACGATCGCGCCGAAGGTGGAAGGCCGCATCGTCGAGAAATAG
- a CDS encoding gamma-glutamyl-gamma-aminobutyrate hydrolase family protein, protein MSHSRPIPLVAVTADVRDADGYRWHAAAETYVKAVTIGLGGLPVVVPSLGDALDIEALLERVDGVLLTGSRSNVHPPIYGAEADAASEPYDHARDATTLPLIRAALRHGVPLLAICRGFQELNVALGGTLISEVQELPGRHDHRAPVSDVQAERFAIRQDVVITTGGCLGRIVEAEAFQVNSLHRQAVGRLAEGLTVEAVAPDGTIEAVSVTGARGFAVGVQWHPEYWVATDAPSGRLFRAFGEAMRERIAARGGLATAAE, encoded by the coding sequence ATGAGCCATTCCCGCCCCATACCGCTCGTTGCCGTCACCGCCGATGTGCGCGACGCGGACGGCTATCGCTGGCACGCAGCGGCCGAGACCTATGTGAAGGCGGTGACGATCGGCCTCGGCGGCCTGCCGGTGGTCGTCCCCTCGCTCGGCGACGCGCTTGACATCGAGGCGCTGCTGGAGCGGGTCGACGGCGTGCTGCTGACCGGCAGCCGCTCCAATGTCCATCCGCCGATCTACGGCGCCGAGGCCGATGCCGCGTCGGAGCCTTATGACCATGCGCGCGATGCCACCACGCTGCCGCTCATCCGCGCGGCGCTCCGGCACGGCGTGCCGCTTCTCGCCATCTGCCGCGGTTTCCAGGAGCTCAATGTCGCGCTCGGCGGCACGCTCATCTCCGAGGTGCAGGAACTGCCCGGCCGGCACGATCATCGCGCGCCGGTCTCCGACGTGCAGGCCGAGCGCTTCGCCATCCGGCAGGATGTCGTCATCACCACCGGCGGCTGCCTCGGCCGCATCGTCGAAGCCGAGGCGTTTCAGGTGAACTCGCTGCACCGCCAGGCTGTCGGCCGGCTGGCCGAAGGGCTCACGGTCGAAGCCGTCGCGCCGGACGGCACCATCGAGGCGGTGAGCGTCACCGGCGCGCGCGGCTTCGCCGTCGGCGTGCAGTGGCATCCGGAATACTGGGTGGCGACGGATGCGCCGTCGGGACGGTTGTTCCGTGCCTTCGGCGAGGCGATGCGCGAGCGGATCGCGGCGCGCGGGGGGCTCGCTACCGCGGCCGAATAA
- a CDS encoding TRAP transporter substrate-binding protein, which translates to MDETRLDRRKFFKTAGLGAGATLATTALAAPAIAQAMPEVKWRVQSSFPKSLDTIYGGGVTIAETVAALTDGKFQIDLGEAGRFVPGPQALDAVQNDTVEACHTCSYYFVGKDPTFAIGTALPFGLNARMQNAWIIEGGGQKLLDDFYSNYNIVSFVAGNTGVQMGGWFRKEIKGIDDLKSVKMRIAGLGGMVMAKLGAVPQQIPGGDIYPALEKGTIDAAEWVGPYDDEKLGFYQVAPYYYYPGFWEGGPSIHLFVNKAKWEALPPAYQAALKAGAATANQTMLAKYDVKNNTAIRSLVGKGVKLRPFPRDVLEAAYGAAFDIYGEISAKNAKFKTIYEPWKKFRDESYQWFRVAEYTFDSFGFAQQAKGG; encoded by the coding sequence ATGGACGAGACACGGCTCGACCGCCGCAAATTCTTCAAGACCGCCGGCCTCGGCGCGGGCGCCACGCTCGCGACGACGGCCCTCGCCGCGCCCGCCATCGCACAGGCGATGCCGGAGGTGAAATGGCGCGTCCAGTCGAGCTTCCCGAAATCGCTCGACACCATCTATGGCGGCGGCGTCACCATCGCCGAGACCGTAGCCGCGCTGACCGACGGCAAGTTCCAGATCGATCTCGGCGAGGCCGGGCGCTTCGTCCCCGGCCCGCAGGCGCTCGATGCCGTGCAGAACGACACCGTCGAGGCCTGCCACACCTGCTCCTATTACTTCGTCGGCAAAGATCCGACCTTTGCGATCGGCACGGCGCTGCCCTTCGGCCTCAATGCCCGCATGCAGAACGCCTGGATCATCGAGGGCGGCGGGCAGAAGCTGCTCGATGATTTCTACAGCAACTACAACATCGTCTCCTTCGTCGCCGGCAATACCGGCGTGCAGATGGGCGGCTGGTTCCGCAAGGAGATCAAGGGCATCGACGATCTCAAGAGCGTCAAGATGCGCATCGCCGGCCTCGGCGGCATGGTGATGGCGAAGCTCGGCGCCGTGCCGCAGCAGATCCCCGGCGGCGACATCTATCCGGCGCTGGAAAAGGGCACCATCGACGCCGCCGAATGGGTCGGCCCCTATGACGACGAGAAGCTCGGCTTCTACCAGGTCGCGCCCTATTACTATTATCCCGGCTTCTGGGAGGGCGGTCCGTCGATCCACCTTTTCGTCAACAAGGCGAAATGGGAGGCGCTGCCGCCAGCCTATCAGGCGGCGCTGAAGGCGGGCGCCGCCACCGCCAACCAGACCATGCTCGCGAAATACGACGTCAAGAACAACACGGCGATCCGCAGCCTGGTGGGCAAGGGAGTCAAGCTGCGCCCCTTCCCGCGCGACGTGCTGGAAGCCGCCTATGGCGCCGCCTTCGACATCTATGGCGAGATCTCGGCGAAGAACGCCAAGTTCAAGACCATCTACGAGCCGTGGAAGAAGTTCCGCGACGAGAGCTACCAGTGGTTCCGCGTCGCCGAATACACCTTCGACTCGTTCGGCTTCGCCCAGCAGGCCAAGGGCGGCTGA